One genomic region from Leptospira inadai serovar Lyme str. 10 encodes:
- a CDS encoding SGNH/GDSL hydrolase family protein has protein sequence MAASKDPRKRIVVCMGDSITHGRVSYDYVNGLASDFDLEKFSFVNAGINSRLAYNLLQKVDDIIALEPDFITILIGTNDVKASLSAEESERYIKLWRLSEPPSKELFVSSLHNLIMKLRSETNAKIALISLPPLGEVLQSEPYLRSSEFSGEIRKIAEAERVSYLPLHEELDAILRSKAQNNIPEYRMDLPAMYIAIFLHYAMFQDWNSISDMRDLRFLTDNIHLNQRGADVVQKLIKKFLLE, from the coding sequence TTGGCGGCGTCTAAAGATCCGAGGAAGCGGATCGTCGTATGCATGGGCGATAGCATCACTCATGGAAGAGTCAGCTACGATTATGTAAACGGGCTCGCTTCCGATTTCGATCTCGAAAAATTTTCATTCGTTAACGCCGGGATCAATAGTCGTCTGGCCTATAATTTGTTGCAGAAAGTCGACGATATTATCGCACTGGAACCGGATTTTATTACGATCTTAATCGGCACTAACGACGTAAAAGCTTCGCTTAGTGCGGAGGAATCCGAACGCTATATTAAACTTTGGCGATTGTCCGAACCGCCTTCTAAGGAGCTATTCGTTAGCAGCCTGCATAATCTTATTATGAAATTACGGAGCGAGACGAACGCGAAGATTGCTTTGATCTCTCTCCCTCCTCTGGGAGAAGTTTTGCAGAGCGAGCCTTATCTTCGTTCCTCTGAGTTTAGCGGAGAAATCCGCAAAATTGCGGAGGCGGAGAGAGTGTCCTATCTTCCTTTGCACGAAGAATTGGATGCGATTTTACGGAGTAAAGCGCAGAATAATATTCCGGAATATAGGATGGATTTGCCCGCGATGTACATTGCGATCTTTCTACATTATGCAATGTTTCAAGACTGGAATTCCATTTCGGATATGCGGGACCTGCGCTTCCTGACGGATAATATTCATTTGAATCAAAGGGGAGCCGACGTCGTCCAAAAGTTGATCAAGAAATTCTTACTCGAATAA
- a CDS encoding methyl-accepting chemotaxis protein, with translation MNQRESRKLRWKITVGMEVLTSILAVPLAVLFIITAGGYDFHKSLALIICSCISLVTSFVVPAIRFFYLGRILVVLEPEQWNKLNPVGKSRTKARILNFPLLNTLFYVIQWSYGITFAWRIMHLAFQPTFFESLPFAFLPAIIYPILGVSHFFLTESILSSVLESDTLSGVQTQSSAVRKVSIFSRIFATIASISLLPVVIFGYLLFEETKGWIKLGDVTTPLVLTLFFMLITVAVASYLLAVSIRKNSGNMVKAFEEMSKGDLTIELPMLSTDELGNSSKSLNDFVKRLRIIVKSVIREAEKLSGSSKVLEENTKELSRKMQEQAAATEQMSAGVEEIAASVSSTASRADGQASITQKATDSLVELDGRIRQVHLALSETKSDADKMKFETSKGEEALLGTKKAMADIEESTSKMGATVNVIHEITDRIGLLSLNAAIEAARAGEAGKGFAVVAQEISKLGEQTQENAKRIRAAIQEALTATKSGREVIESTQAVFQKIGQTVGITLDRISEVADLSDSQLSASANVRSAFTDLSRSAEEIRNHTLEQSQTSAEFSRTIVSISETTELLNRVVSDIDNLAEKLAHQAASLKGDVEFFKT, from the coding sequence ATGAACCAGAGAGAATCCCGCAAACTACGTTGGAAAATTACGGTAGGAATGGAAGTGTTAACTTCCATTTTAGCGGTTCCTCTCGCAGTTTTGTTCATCATTACGGCGGGCGGTTATGACTTTCACAAATCCCTCGCGTTAATCATCTGTTCCTGCATTTCGCTTGTGACTTCTTTCGTCGTGCCGGCGATTCGGTTTTTCTATCTCGGTAGAATTCTCGTAGTCCTCGAGCCTGAACAATGGAATAAATTAAATCCTGTCGGCAAGTCCCGGACCAAGGCCCGGATCCTTAACTTTCCGCTTTTGAATACGCTTTTTTACGTTATTCAATGGAGCTACGGAATAACCTTCGCTTGGCGGATCATGCATCTTGCCTTTCAGCCGACTTTTTTCGAATCTTTACCGTTCGCTTTCCTTCCGGCTATCATCTATCCGATCCTAGGAGTATCCCATTTCTTTTTAACCGAATCGATTCTTTCCTCGGTTCTGGAATCCGATACGTTAAGCGGCGTACAGACACAATCTTCCGCAGTCCGAAAGGTTTCGATTTTTTCCCGGATCTTTGCGACTATCGCGTCAATTTCGTTATTGCCGGTAGTGATCTTCGGATACTTGCTTTTCGAGGAAACCAAAGGTTGGATTAAACTCGGGGATGTGACGACTCCGCTGGTTCTTACGTTATTTTTTATGCTGATCACGGTTGCGGTCGCCTCTTATCTACTCGCGGTCAGTATTCGGAAGAATTCCGGAAATATGGTAAAAGCATTCGAGGAGATGTCAAAGGGAGATTTAACGATAGAATTGCCGATGCTCTCAACGGACGAACTGGGTAATAGTAGTAAATCATTAAACGATTTTGTAAAGCGACTTCGAATTATCGTTAAAAGCGTGATTCGAGAAGCCGAAAAACTTTCGGGAAGCTCGAAGGTTTTAGAAGAGAATACCAAAGAACTTTCGAGAAAGATGCAGGAGCAGGCCGCTGCAACGGAGCAAATGAGCGCCGGAGTGGAGGAGATTGCGGCCTCGGTGAGTTCGACAGCGTCTCGCGCGGACGGGCAGGCTTCCATTACGCAAAAAGCGACCGATTCCTTGGTGGAATTGGACGGTAGGATTCGACAAGTCCACTTGGCGCTTTCGGAAACTAAAAGCGATGCGGATAAAATGAAGTTCGAGACGTCGAAAGGTGAGGAGGCGTTGCTCGGGACCAAAAAAGCAATGGCCGATATCGAAGAGAGTACTTCTAAAATGGGCGCTACGGTAAATGTAATCCACGAGATTACGGACCGGATCGGCTTACTTTCGCTAAACGCCGCGATCGAGGCCGCAAGAGCAGGTGAGGCAGGAAAAGGGTTTGCGGTCGTGGCTCAAGAGATCTCGAAATTAGGGGAGCAAACCCAAGAAAATGCAAAGAGAATTCGCGCCGCCATTCAAGAAGCTTTAACTGCGACGAAAAGCGGTCGAGAAGTGATCGAATCGACTCAAGCAGTCTTTCAAAAGATAGGACAAACCGTCGGGATTACGTTGGATAGAATATCCGAGGTGGCCGATCTATCGGATTCCCAACTTTCGGCAAGCGCTAATGTTAGATCGGCGTTTACCGATCTATCTCGATCTGCGGAAGAAATTAGAAATCATACGCTGGAACAATCCCAGACATCGGCGGAATTTTCCAGAACCATCGTGTCTATATCCGAAACGACGGAACTGTTAAATAGAGTAGTGAGCGACATAGACAATCTTGCGGAAAAACTTGCCCACCAAGCCGCAAGTTTGAAAGGTGATGTCGAGTTCTTTAAAACCTGA
- a CDS encoding SOS response-associated peptidase family protein: MCDSYSINISADRIISELEISAEQETIAEKYRLNRNIEPGDIAPVLISKGEDRILRNYKWGIWNSKSQKYEMIARVESIKTSPLWKDAIKDKDSRCIIPASSFFEWKVISEEERVNVEIFHKSEELFAFAGIHLHYHENGKVIPGFAIITVPASLEMTPVGDHQPGTIAKDDFDAWLEGSADPIPLIRSERGITFEIKSRIGSDS, from the coding sequence ATGTGCGATTCGTATAGTATCAATATATCAGCCGATCGAATCATTTCGGAACTTGAAATCAGCGCCGAGCAGGAGACGATCGCAGAAAAATATAGACTGAATCGAAACATAGAACCTGGAGATATCGCTCCGGTTTTAATTTCAAAAGGGGAAGATCGCATTCTCCGAAATTATAAATGGGGGATCTGGAATAGTAAGAGTCAAAAATACGAAATGATCGCTCGAGTTGAAAGTATTAAGACATCTCCGCTGTGGAAGGATGCGATCAAGGATAAGGATTCTCGCTGCATTATTCCGGCCAGCTCCTTTTTCGAGTGGAAGGTGATCTCCGAGGAAGAGAGGGTCAATGTTGAAATTTTCCATAAGTCCGAGGAATTATTCGCATTTGCAGGGATACATTTGCATTACCATGAGAACGGTAAAGTAATACCCGGATTTGCAATTATTACCGTTCCGGCGTCCTTGGAAATGACTCCGGTAGGGGACCACCAACCCGGAACGATTGCGAAAGACGATTTCGACGCTTGGTTGGAAGGCAGTGCCGATCCGATTCCGTTGATTCGAAGCGAGCGGGGAATCACTTTCGAAATTAAGAGTAGAATCGGCTCCGATTCCTAA
- a CDS encoding cysteine hydrolase family protein — protein MRANEINTIVMFGVATSGVVLSTLRQASDTGYKNRILKDLCADKDPETHQVLMEKFFLDKPKLYLPMISGSPD, from the coding sequence TTGCGGGCAAACGAAATCAATACAATCGTAATGTTCGGCGTCGCTACAAGCGGAGTCGTTCTCTCCACATTACGCCAAGCATCGGATACAGGTTATAAGAACAGAATACTCAAGGATCTCTGCGCAGATAAAGATCCGGAGACTCACCAAGTATTGATGGAAAAGTTTTTCCTAGACAAGCCGAAATTATATCTTCCGATGATTTCTGGAAGCCCTGACTAA
- a CDS encoding MBL fold metallo-hydrolase — MMLSRFVRGMKIGIPLFCSALIVGGCFLGPPLRKDFRNWQKLEETNNRFFDWKEVFSSPTKLNVTAIHTGNVLTGPSILIDAEDPSTPASEKKERWVPSLSYLVQHPKFGKFLMDSGVPAVNEEGRCDFSLIGSFYTIPCKSEKGSDIGNILTKMDIPNEDILFVIVSHLHWDHIGGMESLRKRGPIRILLSKEEADDASKAFAIFHGYAPKALSIDFEGSVLPGQNYYEMPILGKVLDLFGDGSVWIIPAFGHTKGELAVLLNTPNQPLLFTFDASHLKAGFEKTIPPGATVNRKESIAALRKLNSFSKAFPRIKVIYGHEPSQWEGKNRIFLLAGHSSHNVRR, encoded by the coding sequence ATGATGTTAAGTAGATTTGTACGAGGGATGAAGATAGGAATTCCGTTGTTCTGCAGCGCTTTGATAGTCGGAGGATGTTTCCTAGGTCCGCCTTTACGTAAGGATTTTCGAAATTGGCAAAAGTTAGAGGAAACAAATAATCGTTTTTTCGATTGGAAAGAAGTTTTTTCGAGTCCGACTAAATTGAATGTGACCGCAATCCATACCGGCAATGTTTTAACGGGGCCGTCCATTCTAATCGACGCGGAGGATCCTAGCACCCCGGCATCGGAAAAAAAGGAACGATGGGTTCCGTCGCTCAGTTACCTAGTGCAACATCCTAAGTTCGGAAAATTCCTAATGGATTCCGGAGTTCCCGCAGTAAACGAGGAAGGCAGATGCGATTTTAGCCTAATCGGTTCATTCTATACGATTCCCTGCAAATCCGAAAAAGGATCGGACATCGGTAACATCTTAACGAAGATGGATATTCCCAACGAAGATATTCTTTTCGTAATCGTCTCTCATCTGCACTGGGATCATATCGGAGGAATGGAATCGCTTCGAAAAAGAGGGCCGATTCGAATTCTCTTATCAAAGGAGGAGGCCGACGACGCGAGTAAAGCCTTCGCAATTTTTCACGGATATGCTCCGAAGGCTCTATCGATCGATTTTGAAGGCTCCGTTCTACCCGGGCAAAACTATTACGAAATGCCGATTTTAGGAAAGGTTCTGGACCTATTCGGAGACGGTTCGGTTTGGATAATTCCCGCATTCGGGCATACCAAGGGAGAATTAGCCGTACTTTTAAATACTCCGAATCAACCCTTGCTCTTCACATTCGACGCATCTCATTTAAAAGCGGGTTTTGAAAAAACGATTCCTCCCGGCGCTACCGTAAACCGTAAAGAAAGCATAGCTGCATTACGAAAATTGAATTCTTTTTCTAAGGCATTTCCGAGGATAAAAGTGATTTACGGGCATGAGCCCAGCCAATGGGAAGGGAAGAATCGAATCTTTTTACTCGCCGGCCATTCGTCCCATAACGTTCGGCGCTAA
- a CDS encoding Crp/Fnr family transcriptional regulator produces MDVSEKVLKAIQLSIFSRIRKESYEPLFKEGRIVKFSAGEVVHQAFEEATYAGLVLSGFFRLYLSSSSGRQATVRYARTGEVMGLVGAIANRGTIKESDDTYVQALSDSEVFAISFRDLREYGRRSPELSWIFAEECASRVYSVLRELYGLAFTSVKERLARHLLLTAVSRSEHPFLSVKMSQQDLADSIGTVREVIVRELRALKTAGLISSTGSKIEILNPEALLELFEKAD; encoded by the coding sequence GTGGATGTTTCTGAAAAAGTTTTAAAAGCGATTCAGCTGAGTATTTTTTCGAGGATTAGAAAAGAGTCGTACGAACCGCTGTTTAAAGAAGGCAGGATCGTAAAATTTTCCGCCGGAGAAGTCGTACACCAAGCTTTCGAAGAGGCTACGTATGCCGGGCTGGTTCTTTCGGGGTTTTTTAGATTATATCTTTCGTCTTCTTCGGGCAGGCAGGCTACGGTTCGTTATGCGAGAACCGGAGAGGTGATGGGTTTAGTCGGGGCGATTGCCAACCGGGGAACTATAAAAGAATCGGATGATACTTATGTGCAAGCGTTAAGCGACTCCGAAGTATTCGCAATTTCGTTTCGCGATCTTAGGGAATACGGAAGACGCTCTCCCGAACTCTCTTGGATATTCGCCGAAGAATGCGCTTCGAGAGTCTACTCCGTACTTCGTGAACTGTACGGCCTAGCCTTTACTAGCGTAAAAGAACGATTGGCACGTCATCTACTCTTGACAGCAGTCAGTCGATCGGAACATCCATTTTTATCGGTCAAGATGTCGCAACAGGACTTAGCGGATTCTATCGGAACCGTACGCGAAGTCATAGTACGTGAGTTACGCGCCTTGAAGACCGCAGGTCTGATTTCTTCGACAGGAAGCAAAATCGAGATTTTAAACCCGGAAGCATTACTGGAACTTTTCGAAAAAGCCGATTAA
- a CDS encoding M48 family metallopeptidase codes for MSIRNVILILYFAQLAFTILLRYLSYMGDTSPGIHESILKYFTEEDIQNGIEYERRGFFASLASDLLDFLLAGIIVFTPLSVKLENYLLRKTNDRFYLSVALFLPILSFAKFLVELPFNFYFGYVLEHEFGFSAMAISDWIIFTGKSFAVGIVITTLIGLGAAYILKKFQNIWKYLIPLGALILGLLFSVLFPILITPIFYEYHPIEEGSLKHKIVTLCDRAKIEVSEVYVINESKYSGHTNAYFTGWGSNRKIFLYDTLIKNHSEEEVISILGHEIGHWTHNHQIKDIAVGTLETLALCFIIGFIFLKVKRENKIPLKEFYSPSTLPFLFLILSLIGTITKPAWSKFSRAQEAEADMEALILTNDKKAFISAERKLAKDNKSRLNPNRWEVIYNHSHPTTLERIDMAEKYSEP; via the coding sequence ATGTCGATTCGAAATGTTATATTAATTCTGTATTTTGCTCAATTGGCCTTCACCATCCTTTTGAGATATCTTTCTTATATGGGAGACACTTCGCCGGGAATACATGAAAGTATTTTAAAATATTTTACGGAAGAAGATATTCAAAACGGAATCGAATATGAACGGAGAGGTTTCTTCGCATCGCTCGCCTCCGATTTGCTCGATTTTCTATTGGCCGGGATAATCGTATTCACTCCACTCTCGGTCAAACTAGAAAACTATTTACTGAGAAAAACCAACGATCGATTCTATCTCTCGGTAGCGTTATTTTTACCGATTTTGAGTTTTGCGAAGTTCTTAGTCGAATTACCGTTTAACTTTTATTTCGGATACGTATTGGAGCACGAATTCGGATTTTCCGCGATGGCGATTTCCGATTGGATTATCTTTACCGGTAAATCCTTCGCAGTCGGGATCGTAATCACGACGCTGATCGGATTAGGAGCCGCGTACATTCTGAAAAAGTTCCAAAATATCTGGAAATATCTCATACCGTTGGGTGCTCTTATTTTAGGGCTATTATTCTCCGTTTTATTTCCGATTTTAATCACGCCTATCTTCTACGAATATCATCCGATCGAAGAAGGAAGTTTAAAGCATAAAATCGTAACGTTATGCGACCGTGCAAAGATAGAAGTCTCGGAAGTTTATGTGATCAATGAAAGCAAGTATTCCGGACATACGAACGCATATTTTACCGGTTGGGGATCCAATCGCAAAATTTTCTTATACGATACTCTCATCAAGAATCATTCCGAAGAGGAAGTGATCAGTATCTTGGGGCATGAGATCGGACATTGGACTCATAATCATCAAATTAAGGATATCGCCGTCGGTACTTTGGAAACGTTAGCGCTTTGCTTTATCATCGGTTTTATATTTTTGAAAGTGAAGCGGGAGAATAAAATTCCCTTGAAGGAGTTTTATTCTCCGTCCACTCTTCCGTTTCTCTTTTTGATATTATCCTTGATCGGTACGATTACCAAGCCGGCCTGGAGCAAGTTTAGCAGGGCTCAGGAAGCGGAAGCGGACATGGAAGCCTTAATTCTCACCAACGATAAGAAAGCCTTTATTAGCGCGGAGCGAAAATTAGCGAAGGATAATAAATCACGACTCAATCCGAATAGATGGGAGGTGATTTACAACCACTCTCATCCGACTACGTTGGAACGAATCGATATGGCCGAGAAATATTCGGAACCTTAA
- a CDS encoding MFS transporter: protein MKTITKSIWVLSFISLFTDIASEMLYPILPLYLKSIGFSVLLIGILEGFAEATAGLSKGYFGNLSDSSGRRVPFVQWGYFLSALSKPMMAVLTFPVWIFSARTLDRFGKGLRTGARDALLSDEATPETKGTVFGFHRSMDTLGAVIGPICAIIYLHFFPEDYASLFYWAIIPGLIAVIISRLLKEKKKIATSPTVKPTGFFSFLQYWKKSPLAYRRLSIALLGFALVNSSDVFLLMMVKSKGFTDSEVIGVYIFYNLIYAISSFPMGMLSDKIGLKRILLLGLGLFSMVYFGMAFADGKELFYLLFFIYGIYAASTEGITKALITNITSPDDSATAIGTFAGLNSLAALLASSFAGLLWYVFGATVVFIVSSFVTIFVLLYIASVKIEAMKQRKLQ from the coding sequence ATGAAAACGATTACAAAATCTATCTGGGTTCTGTCGTTCATCAGTTTGTTCACGGATATTGCCAGCGAAATGCTATATCCGATACTGCCATTATATTTAAAGAGCATAGGATTTTCCGTTTTATTGATCGGAATCTTAGAGGGTTTCGCCGAGGCAACGGCGGGATTGAGCAAGGGATATTTCGGAAATCTTTCGGATTCAAGCGGCAGAAGAGTCCCCTTCGTGCAATGGGGATATTTCTTGAGCGCACTTTCCAAACCGATGATGGCCGTGCTAACATTTCCGGTCTGGATCTTCTCCGCGAGAACATTGGATCGATTCGGTAAAGGATTACGAACCGGCGCCCGCGATGCCTTATTATCCGACGAAGCGACTCCCGAAACGAAAGGAACCGTCTTCGGATTTCATCGATCGATGGACACTCTTGGCGCCGTGATAGGTCCTATCTGCGCTATTATCTATCTGCATTTTTTTCCGGAAGATTATGCGTCGCTTTTTTACTGGGCCATTATCCCGGGCCTGATCGCCGTAATTATTTCCCGACTTCTAAAAGAAAAAAAGAAGATCGCCACTTCCCCGACGGTGAAGCCTACGGGATTCTTCTCATTTTTGCAATATTGGAAGAAGAGTCCCCTCGCCTACCGACGCTTGTCGATCGCGCTACTCGGTTTCGCATTAGTGAATAGTTCCGACGTATTTTTATTGATGATGGTTAAGAGCAAAGGGTTTACCGATTCGGAAGTGATCGGCGTTTATATTTTCTATAATCTAATCTACGCTATCTCATCCTTTCCGATGGGAATGCTATCGGACAAAATAGGATTAAAGCGGATTCTGTTACTCGGCCTGGGCTTGTTCAGCATGGTCTATTTCGGCATGGCCTTTGCGGACGGAAAAGAACTCTTCTATCTATTATTTTTCATCTACGGTATTTATGCCGCCTCTACGGAAGGAATTACGAAAGCGTTAATTACGAATATTACGAGTCCCGACGATTCGGCTACCGCAATCGGAACTTTTGCCGGGCTCAATAGCCTCGCGGCCCTGCTTGCTAGTTCGTTTGCCGGACTGCTATGGTACGTGTTCGGCGCGACCGTGGTCTTTATCGTTTCGTCTTTCGTCACGATTTTTGTTCTACTTTACATCGCTTCGGTCAAAATCGAAGCAATGAAGCAGCGGAAACTTCAATAA
- a CDS encoding TetR/AcrR family transcriptional regulator, with translation MTKPVKKKIKKDARKSPSSSLAKSSPKKRDRIGTEKALMKAAIQVFAQKGYDAATTKDIAGLAGANEALIMRYFGGKQGLLEAILTRAEELDENGDALLKKSPAAKDYTHLEEALLDSISERCSEFKNYSDFMKVAVSRIILDANVSKIIQTKIYEKAIPEMVRELEKFKKAGEIDSKVDLKSVAFGISSLTFALGFMGQIVYKVPEPEIKATIREMVRLLHKGLKSD, from the coding sequence ATGACAAAGCCTGTAAAAAAGAAGATCAAAAAAGATGCTCGAAAATCCCCGTCTTCGTCCTTAGCAAAATCATCCCCTAAGAAAAGGGATCGAATCGGAACGGAGAAAGCGTTGATGAAGGCCGCGATTCAGGTTTTTGCTCAAAAAGGATACGATGCAGCGACGACGAAAGACATTGCCGGATTGGCAGGCGCGAATGAGGCCCTGATTATGCGATACTTCGGCGGAAAGCAGGGTCTTTTAGAAGCGATTCTCACGAGAGCGGAAGAACTGGACGAGAATGGGGACGCTCTTCTCAAAAAATCCCCCGCTGCTAAAGATTACACTCATTTAGAAGAAGCCTTGCTCGATTCGATTTCGGAGCGATGCAGCGAATTTAAAAATTATTCCGACTTCATGAAAGTGGCAGTAAGCAGAATCATCTTGGATGCCAACGTGAGTAAAATTATACAAACGAAGATTTATGAAAAGGCCATTCCTGAAATGGTCAGAGAATTAGAGAAATTTAAAAAAGCCGGCGAAATCGATTCAAAGGTGGATCTAAAATCCGTTGCGTTCGGAATTTCCTCGCTTACGTTTGCCTTGGGCTTTATGGGACAAATCGTCTACAAGGTTCCCGAGCCTGAAATCAAGGCCACAATCCGAGAGATGGTCCGGTTATTGCACAAAGGGCTGAAATCGGACTAG